One region of Cottoperca gobio chromosome 19, fCotGob3.1, whole genome shotgun sequence genomic DNA includes:
- the arl4d gene encoding ADP-ribosylation factor-like protein 4D — MGNQLTDIAPNTSFLPNFQSLHVVVIGLDSAGKTSLLYRLKLKEFVKTIPTKGFNTEKIKVAVGASRTINFQVWDVGGQEKLRPLWKSYTRRTDGMVFVVDSTELERMEEAKVELHKITRTSENQGVPVLILANKQDQESASSVSEVEKLLSVHELSMYTLHHVQSCSAVDGQGLQPGLEKLYEMILKRKKMVKHNRNRKR, encoded by the coding sequence ATGGGGAACCAGCTGACTGATATCGCTCCCAACACGTCCTTCCTGCCAAACTTCCAGTCACTGCACGTGGTGGTTATCGGGCTCGACTCAGCGGGCAAAACCTCTCTGCTCTACCGGCTCAAACTAAAGGAGTTTGTGAAGACCATCCCCACCAAGGGCTTCAATACGGAAAAGATCAAGGTGGCTGTGGGGGCGTCCCGGACCATAAACTTCCAGGTGTGGGATGTGGGTGGCCAGGAGAAGCTGCGCCCTCTATGGAAGTCTTACACCCGGCGGACAGACGGGATGGTGTTTGTGGTGGACTCCACTGAGCTGGAGCGGATGGAGGAGGCCAAAGTGGAGCTCCACAAGATCACCCGCACATCAGAAAACCAGGGTGTACCCGTGCTCATCCTGGCCAACAAGCAGGACCAGGAGTCAGCCTCGTCCGTCAGCGAGGTGGAGAAGCTGCTATCTGTCCACGAACTGAGCATGTACACGCTGCACCACGTGCAGAGCTGCAGCGCTGTGGACGGTCAAGGGCTCCAACCGGGCCTGGAGAAACTTTACGAAATGAtcctgaagaggaagaagatggtGAAGcacaacaggaacaggaagagaTGA